The DNA segment CCAGGCCGTACGGGTCGTACTGGGTTTCCTGCACCTGCAGCCCCTGCCGGTGCTCCACCGTCACGTCGTCAAAGTACACCTCCTCTTGGCTTTCGTTGCCCACGTACGCCGTCACGTAGCCGGGTTGCGGCACGACGACGCGCGCCAGCAGGGGTTCGTAGCTACCTGCGCCCTCAGCATGACATGTGCCCTAAGGCCACTGTCAGTAGCCTGAAATAGTCAAAGGTTAGCGCGCTAAGTTGCCTACGATCCGGCGGTCGTGAAGCGATAGTGAACAATGGGAAAAGCGGAAGTAAGGATTACTTGCGTTTTACCTACAATCACATTCCGTTCTACCGTTATGAATTTAATCGTATATAAAAGAAAGATTGTCAATTAAAATTTCTAATGCCCGTCCATACTCGGTAGGCTCAGAGTTGCTTGAAAAACCATTAGAAGATAACTCATCTGAAATAATATCTACAAGATGTTCAAACTGGTCTTTATTTCCTCTTAAAACCATTTCCTTATCCCTAATAACAGGATTGAAACTAATTAGAAGTTCGGGAATATTCATTTTCTCCAAAATCGAGAAATATTTTTTGGGTAAAATTACTTCCTTCATCGTATTGCTCCAGGATTATAATTAGCGCCTGTTTCCTTTAAGGCTCTTCTTTGTGCGGCACCACCTCCAGGTGCCGCATCGCGTCTTTGTGGCCGCGGCTCCGCATAGGCTTTGGGACCACGCGCTTTGCCAAATGTAGTCACTACTTTCCCTTCAGGGTTCTTAATGACTGTAGCACTTCCTCCCTTGTAACTTGTATTGCCATTTGGCTGAATAGCAATCTTCTTAGGATTAGATACTGCATCGACAATAGCTGAAGCCTTTACCCCCTTGCCGCCGTTCCTGTTCACTGCTTGATTGAGTCCATGTCTTGTATAGCCAGTAATTGAACCTTGAGCTACTTCAGCTGCAACGACCTTTTTAGCACCCTGTTCAAATAATCTGCCGGCTCCTGCTTTACCAGTAGGTAAGAAATTTAGCCCAACAGATAATGCGTCAAGGCCAAAAGATTTTGCTTCTTGCACAGTACCTCCGACTGGAACTGTAGCGTAATGTATCCCCATTGAAACCTCATCCTCATATACTTGAGCTTGTAATTTCGTTGAAGACCCGGTAGCGTAAGCCCAAGAACTAAAAAAAACATTTGCACTAGAAGCTGCAAAATCTACAATTCCCCGAGCAACAGTTGGTGGTTCACCAACTGGTTCCCCCGGCGCTTTACCGTCGAGGTCGTTGTAGCGCACGGCATTGTCGAGTCCGAAGTGGTAGGTGCCCCAACTTTCCTGGTCGGCTTCCTCGGCGTCGGGGTCGACGACGCTCCAGCGCCCAAGGGTCGGGTCGAAGAAGCGCCAGCCGTGGTCGTGCCAGCGCAGGCCGAACTCGTCCTGGCGTTCCTTGCCGTTCCAGGTGTACTTGTTCTCCAGCGCGGGTGCTTTGTTCAGGCCCGCCAGCTCCAGGCCGTAGGGGTCGTACTGGGTCTCCTGCACCTGCAGCCCCTGCCGGTGCTCGACGGTGATGTCGTCGAAGTACACCTCCTCCAGGCTTTCGTTGCCCACGTAGACGGTCACGAAGCCGGCCCGCGGCGCCACTACTTGCGTGAACAGCCGTTCGTAGCCCCCGTTGGCCGCGGCCGTGAGCGGCACGGTGTGCTGGGCCACCAGGTTCGAGTCGGCGTCGAAGACGAGCAGGCGCGCGTAGGCCTTGGGCACGCCGCCGGGCAGCTGCGGCAGGGCCGGCACCAGCCCCAGCCCCAGGCTTAGCAAGGGCAGCACCCGCGCGCGTTTGGTGCCTTCTATGCTAGGCAATGGCGCGGGTTGCTGCGGCAGCAGCGACGCCACAAAGGAAGCCAAGGAGAAGCCCCACTGGGGGTCCTGCACCGGCTGCAGGTACAGCCCGTACGCCTCGATTGATACCGTGTCGCCTTTCGCGACAGCCAGCTGCTTGATCACGCCCATGGGCGCGGGCCGCGTGCCGCCGGCCGAAAGGCGGGCCACCCCGTCGCCCGAGCGGACAAACTGCCGGCTGGCCGGGGTGCGCACCGGCGGCGAGACGGACGCCGAGTCGAAGAGCTGCTGCTCGCGCTGGGTCTGCTCCGGGTTGGAGTCCAGCCCAGCGTAGTAGCTGAGCCGCTCGCCGCGCTTGACGGCGGCGCGCAAATTGCCCAGGTGGTCCTTCAGCGTGTACTCGTGCACGTAGCGCGTCTGCACTTGGTTCGCCGCGTCGCGCTGCACGAAGCGCAGCACCCGGCCCTCGCCGTGGCTGAGCCAGCGCAGCGAGTCGCCTTCGTACTGCCACGCGCCCAAGTAGTCAGTGCGCACCGCGGGTTGGCCTTGGGCGTAGGCCAGCTTGGCGACTTTCTGCCCGGCGGCCGTGTAGCGGAACTGCAGCGAGTCGCCCGAGCTCCAAGTAATGCTCTGCGGCAGGTGCAGGTAATTGTAGCGGATGCGCGCGATGCCCTTGTTGCGGTCGCTAACGAGCGAGCCCGCCGCGTTGTAGGTGTAGTCGGGGTTCATCGCGCCCTGGCTGGCGTAGTCAGGCTGAGCGCTGCCGTTGGTCGCGCCGTCGGAGAAGTCCGGGCGCGCGGGTTGTTTAGCGCCGAAGCTGCTGGCCGCGGGGGCCAGGTCGTCGACGCGCAGCAGGCGGTTGCTGGCCACCCCGGCGCTGCCGGCGGCTGGTTGGTAGCGGTAGCGCAAGTTGTCCGTTTCAGCGTACCGCGCTGGTGTAGTCCGCGTGGCCGCCTGCACCAGCCCGCGGCGGCGCAGCGTGAGCAGGTTGCCGTTGGCGTCGTAGCTGGCGCCCCAGAAGCGGTAGTTGGAGCGCTCAGCGCCCCACCCTGCCCCGGCCGCGGGCCCGGTGCGGGCCACGAAGTCGCCCTGCAAGAGGCGGCTCAGGTTGTCGTAGCGGTAGCCGTAGGCGCGCTGCACGTTGTCGTTATACCCGCGCCAGGTCTGCCCGGCAATGTTGCCGTTGTATTGCCGGTCCTCAAAGCCGCAGTCGTAGTGCAAGGAAAGGGCAAACACGTCGCCGGTGCCGGCGAGCGGCGCCTCGGGGTTGTTGAGTTGCGTGAGCCAGCCGCGGACGTTGTAGCGGTAATTAAGCGTTTGCAGCGCGTTGCCCACGGCTTTGCTTTCCACCTGGCCCAGTTCGTTGTAGGTGTGGGCGGCCAACGTAACTTCCGCTTCATGGTCTAGCTGCTGCTTGGTTTCGAGCAGGCGGCCGGCGTGGTCGTAGCGTTGGGTTTCTCGCACCGCCAGCTCGGCGTGGTTGGGTCCCTGGTGGGTGGCGTAACTGCCGAGGGCTTTGCCGGAGAAGTCGTAGCGGGTGGTCACCACGTCCCGCCCGCCGCGGGCGTTGGTGCTCTGCACCTGAATGGGGCGGGCTTTCTCGTCAAAGAACGTAGTGGTGCTCAGCCAGGCACCGGGTTCAGTTTCGGCCACGCCCAGTACCCGCACCAGAGAGCGGGTAGCCAAGCCCGTTACCCGGGTGTCGGCCTGGGGCACGTCCCCGCCGAGCTGCGCCGTGGTGGGCGGAGCGTACTGCGCGTCGGCTTGCCCGTCGCGGTTGAAGTCGTAACCGTCATAGTACGACACCGTCAGCAGCTGGTCGGCGACTTTCAGCTGCGGGAACGCCTGATTACTATAGTAGGCATGAGCAAGCGTCGCCGCGGCGCTCGGCGCCTCGTAATTACGGGACGCGGCAGCAGCTTGATTTTGTAAGGCGCGGTGCACCTGCGCGGGCGTGCCGCCGAGCTCCGGAAAGCGCGTCAAGGCCGTGTACACCACCCGCCCCAACGCGTCGTACTTGGTGGCCGTCCACTCGCCGCGTGCGCGTTGCGCCACGTCCTGCGTGAGCACCGGCCGGTCCAGCTCGTCGTAAACTGTGTATTGGTAGCCGTCCTGGTCGGGCACTTGCTTTTCCACCAAGCGGCCTTGCGCATCGTGATGGTAGCGGAACAGCAAGCGTTCCACGCCCGCACCCGTGACCTGCCAGTTGTTCTGGCGAATTTGTTGCACGGCCTTGGGCGGCAACACCGCCCGCAGGCGCCCGAAGTCGTCGTAGACGTAGTACGTGCTTAACCATTGGTCCGGCGCCGGTACCGGGCCGCAGGTAGCCTTGACGCGCAGGGTTTTACCGTGTCCAATGCAAGGGTCCGTGTTCAACTCCTCGTTGCTGACCCATATGCGCACGCTGGTGGAATTAGCGGCCAATTGCGCCGCTACCCGTTGCCGCACGGCGGCTGTCACGTCCGCACTGCACCCGGCCTCGAAGGCGAAGGTAGCGCAATCGACACCGCTGCCCCGCCCGTACGTGGCTTGCTCGATGCCGGTGATCACGCTGCCTGCCGGCGCCGTGAGCGTCAGCCACCCGCTTCCTTCTTGTTGCATGACGCACAACGAACCTTTTGCGGGTTCAGCGCTCGCTTGAGCCTGCGTTGGCCGGGTCAACTCTACTTGCTTCAGCACTACTTGCCCCTCCTTGTCAGCATATTCCTGCACACGCTGGCCTTGTTCGTCGCGGGTTTCCTTGACCCACAGTTCACCCGCAGCATACGTGCCCAGCGATGAAAGTTCTTCGCGCTGGGTGCCGTAGCCGGGCTGCCAGCGTCGGACGGCGTCCGCATTGGCGTTCGGCCGCTCGCCGAACGTGACCGCGCGGCCCGTGCTCAGGGCCCAACTCTCACCGGGGCTGGCCTGGGCCAGCACCCGGTTCAAGGGCGACGGCTCGAAAGCCACCTCTGTGAACGCCACCCCGGTCTTGGGCAAGGTCGCCGTTAGGCGTTGGGTGGCGGCATCTGCGCTGAGCGGTTGCTGCGTGAGCGCGTCCGCGCCCGTGCCGCCGTAAAACAACGGCTGTTCCCGCAACGCATTGGGGTAATATCCGCTCGCGGCCGCCGTCTGGCCGTCGGCCGTGTAAGGCAGGTATTGCTTGGGTTGGCGGCCGAGCGCGTCGTAGGCCACGGGCTGGACCACGTCGCGGCCCGCGGGCGACTGGCGGTGCAGCACGGTTTGCAGCGGGCGGCCGAGCCCATCGGCATACTCGGTTTTGACGGCTACCTGACTGGGATCAACCGCAGCGGTAGCCCCGCCGCTAACCACAAGGGGGGCCAGGCGGTTACCCGGGATGGGGCCCTCGAAGGTGCCGGAGGGCAGTTGCCAGGCCACGGCCAGATTGTCGCCGCCGCCCCATTCCTGTTGCCGGGCTTCCACGTAGTAGCGGCGGCCAGCCTCGAGGCGTACGGGCGCCGAGCGCTGTTGGGCGTACCACGACCATTGCCGCTCGGATGTCCAACCGGGCACAGTGGCGATCAAGGTTTTGCGGGTCGGGTTGTCGTCCGAACTTAAGTAGAGTTCGCAGTTATCGTCCCCCGCCACCCAGAAGGTGTAATCGCCGGTTTCCGGGGGATACACGTACCCGCGCAGGCGGGAGGCGTAGCTGTCGCTGATGTGGCTGGGACCCTCCAGCAACCCGCGAAGTTCGGTGCGGTGTGGGGGCGTGTTAACCGGCACGTCGGCGATGGTGCCGGAGTAATTGCCCCAGTATTCCCAGAGCACCTGACCCGTGGGGGCTGGCGGAGCCGCCTGGCGGGCTTGGGCCAGGTCGGTTAGCGGCTCTTGCGGCGTGTAGGTGCGCACGTAATTCACCGGTTTCGCGGAGCCGCTGCGGGCGGTCGGCAAGGATGGGGTGACGGGGGTCGGGCAGTTCGCGGCCACCGGCTCGTTGTAGGGCAACGGGCTGTAGGGGAGCATGTCTACCCACAGCGGCCGGGTCAGCAAGCCGGTCCAGCGCACCCAGTCGTTGGTGACGCGGACTTGGTATGCGCCCTCGCTGGCCTCGTCCAGGCGGGCGATGACGTAGGTTGAATCGGTGGCGCCGGGGATGTCAACCCAGGCTTCGCCCACGCGGCGCTGCCACTGGTAGCGGTTGTAGCGGCCGGCCATGCCTCGGTGCAGTATCAGCCGTTGGCCCACGACCCCGGCTACGGTATCGGCGGGCTGCCGTTGCCGCTGCTGGCCGTAGAAGAACGCAAAGGGGGCGTAATCTGGGCGAGTGAGGTTACGTTCGATGCTGGCAAAGTCCAGGTAATTGCCTTGGGCCGTGACGACCACGTTATCACCGAGCGGGTGCTCTAAGAAGCTGGGCAGGTAGTTGAAGTCGTTGCCGTTAAGCAGCAAATAGCGAGTGCGCGGCGAGCGGGCATAGAACACCGGCACGGCCCCGCGCAACCGGTTGTTAGCCAGGTCGAGGGTTTCCACGCCCAACGAATCGGTGAGCGGTCCGCTCAGGCGGTTGTCGCGCAGGCGCAGTTCGTAGAGCTGCCCGAGCTGTTGCCACGAGCGCGGTATCCCGCCGGTCAGGTAGTTGTTGTGCAGCAGCAGACGCTGCAGGCTGCGTAGATTGCCCCAGCTGGCGGGCAGCGATCCGGTAAGCCGGTTGCCGGATAGTTCGAGGCGCACTAAATTGCCCAGTTGGCTCCACTCGTCCGGCAACGGACCGGTGAGTTGGTTGTTCCACAAGACCAGCTCGTACAAGTTGGTCAACCGGCCCAGGGCAGCTGGTGCGTGGCCGGTGAAGCGGTTGCCGGACAGGTGCAAGCTTTGCAACGCCGTAGCGCAGCCCAGCGAGTCGGGGATGCGGCCGCTGAGTTGGTTGTTGGTCAGCTGCAGCAGCTGCAGTTGCCGCAACCGCCCCAATGCTTCGGGCAGGTTCCCCGTCAGGCGGTTGTTGTGCAGGTTGATAAACCGCACCTTGGTCCACTTGCCCAACGTGCCCGGCAACGGGCCGGTAAGCTGATTGTTGTGGGCATTAAAGTCTTCTAGGTGTTGCCATTGACCTAGCGTACCTGGCAGGGCGCCTGCCAATTGGTTCCACTCCAGGTTTACGGCCCGCACGCGGTGCCAATTGCCGAGTTCAGCCGGCACGGCCCCCCGCAATTCGTTCATCGTTAAGCTGACCACCTCCAAGTTGACTAACTGTCCCAACTCCTTGGGCAAGCGGCCCCGCACTTGGCTTTGCGACATGTGCAGGACGCGCAGTTGGCGCAGGCCGCCCCAGGCCGCGGGGATGGAGTCGCGAAACTGGTTTTGCCAGAGCTGCAGGCTTTCCAGCGAATCGAGCTGGCCCAGGCCGGGCGGCAACGGTCCTATCAGGGGGTTGACCCCCAAATCCAAGGTGCGCAGCCGCCGCAATCGGCTCACGGAGTCGGGGATGGCACCGCCCAAGCCGTTGGCGTTCAAGCTCAGGTATTGCAAGTTGGCCAAGCGGGTCAGCTCAACCGGAATGCTGCCCGAAAGCCGATTGTGGTAGAGGTTGAGGGCCGTCAGCTGCCGCAGCCGGCCTAGGGAAGCCGGAATGGGACCTGCCAACTGGTTTTGCTGCAGGGACAAGCTGCGCAGTTGGCTCAACTGCCCGAGCTCGGCCGGTATGGCGCCCGTCAGCCCCTCCCAGTTTTGCCACAAAGCTAGCTCCTGCAAACCCCTCAGCTCACCCAAGCAAGGCGGGATAGAACCCTTGAGGTTGTTGGCGTACAAGTTGAGGTAGGTCACATCGCCGTTGGCTACGCGCACCCCGTACCAGTTGCCCACGTCGGCGAGGGAGGTACCGAGGAGCCAGTTGTCCTTTCGCATCCACTGCGGGCCGCCGGTTGCGTAGTAGAACTGGCGCAGCACGCGCAGTTCGGTCGAGTCGGCGACCAAGCCTTGGCCGGCCATTTGCGCCCGCGACGGGCGGGCAACGCCGACAAGTAGAAGCGCGAATAGAACGAGGGCGTAGCGCGCCCCGGTACGTAAAGACACAGTCATAGCGGTACGCTTAGGGGCGGGCGTAGTGGTACTCTTGCTCGGTCAAAATGCGGCCTTGCTCGTCGCGGGTGCGCACGAGGCGGCCCAGCGCGTCGTATTCGTACGTCGTGGTGCGGCCCGCCGCGTCGGTCTGCGCGGTCACCCCGCGCAATGGATCGTACGTGAAAGTCGTCATCGGCGCGCCAGCCGGGTGCAGGCGCACCTCGTCAAGCTGCGCCGCCCCGCTGCCGGCCTCCACGCGCACGGAGGACGTCGCAGGCAGGCGCAGGCGGTAGAGCCGCCACGAGCCGCGCGCGGCCGCCGGGGCCGGCATAGCCACGGCGGCCGCGCCGGCAAACACCGTCGGCGCGCCGGTGGCCCAGAAGCTCAGCTCGTACGCGCCCGTGGGCAAGCCGTCGCGCACCAGTTTCTGCCCAGCCGCAAGCGCATATGCCCAGCGCCCGGCCACGCCGCCGGCTACGCGGCCGGACGGGGCGTAGGCCCACCTGCCCGTGGCACCGGGCTCGAAGCTGGTGTAGGCCATCTGGTCCACACGCATAGCCTGGCCTTGGGCTATGGGCTGGCCGGCGATGGAGTCCCACAAAAAGCTGTGGGCCGGACCGCCCGGGGTGTGGTACTGCAGGATGCGGCCCTGCGCGTCGTAGCGGTCCACCTCCCACTCCGGCGCGTAGCCCGGGTCGAAATGCAATGCCCCTTGGCGCAAGGCCGAAAATGCAAACTGGCTCAGCGGCTGGGGCGCAGCGGCGCGCAGCCGCAGCTGACGGCCCGGCGCCACCACGTGTGTACCCAGGCGCCGCGGCAGGGTCAGGGTGCCGGCCGTCACCACCGTGTCCGCGCCCCGGATGCGCAGCGTGGTTTGCTCCACCAAGCGGGCGACCTGGTGCGTGCGCAGCAGCTCACGTACGCCCACGGCTGCCTCGGTGCTCGCCTGCGTCGTGTCGTAGTCGCCCGCGTAGCGCGCACGCACCTGTTGGTACCGGCCGTCGGCGAGAGCCGTTTGAACCACGGTGGGCTGCTGGTGACGCGGGTTGCCATAGCGGTACCAGGTCGTGGCCAGTTGGTACACGGCGGTGTCGCTGCCGGCGTACCGGTACTCGCGCGTCCGGGTCTTGTAAGCCCACCCGCTAGGCTGGTAAGTGTTTTCCCAGACAAACGGGGGGCGGTTTTGGCCGGCGGCGTGTTGGTACGGGTCGTAGCTCACATCGTTATTGCGAGCTGCCGTGAAGCCTTGCACGGTCTCGCCCTCGCTGACGGCGTAATCGTGGCGGGTGCGCGCCACCAGCTGCTCCTTGCCCCCGACCGGGGTTGCGTAGACGGATTGCGTCACCAATTGGTCGCGTTGCCACCCATTACCGACGGTGGGCACCGGCGGGTACCACCCGCCGCCCGCGTCAAAGGCACCGCGGTACTCGCTTTCCGTGCGTCCCGCACGCTGCCCAGCCGCACTGTCGACCACCGTTACGAAGGTATAGCCCACGGGGCGGTCACTGCTGGTGGCGTCGACCATGGACTGGTCGGTGATAGTCGTAAGCGTATAGATGGCTGGCGGCGGCGGCGGGTACAGCGGGCACTCCTGCCCCCCGTTGCAGGTCGCGGGCTTGACCCAGCGCTCGCGCACGCGGCTGTACACGAACGCTTGGGGCAGCAACGCGTAGCCGCTGCTCAAGTTGGTACCCGGGGTGTGGTAGTAGTAGCGCTTGGTGGTGGCCGGCGTGCCAGCGTCCGGTTGGATCTGCAACTCACGCACGCGCACGCCGCCGCTGAGCTTGTTTCGCATGCCGTAGCGCGTCGGGCCGGTTTCGTATAGCAGCGTCGCTGTACCGTGGGCGTAGCCGCAGGCTCTCACCGACACTTGGTACTGATGGCCCGCTTCCAGTGCGATCGCCTCGGTGCTGCCGTTCCAGACCGTACCGCTGCCGAACGAGGCGTTCAGCCGGCCAACAATTGCGCCGGTGTTCAGGTCCGTAACCGTGAACACGACGGAATTGCGGTGGACAGGCGCGGTGGCCGGCGCGTCCCTGACGCTGGCCGCCGCTTCCAGTCGGGCGTATACGACGGGGCCGTTGGGGACTGTCGTGGCGTGCTGGTTCGCGCACAAAGGGGCGTCCGCATCGTCGCCCGGGCCATGCGCAGCGGCTTGGACCTGGCTTTGGGGGTTGGGCAGCGCGAAGCGTTCGGGCACGGTGTTGGGTTCGTAGCGCAGGGCCTGCGAGCCGCCGGTCGGATACTCGATGGCCGTGAGCAGGCCGGCCTGAACAAACGCCGGGTTCGGGGTGCGATCCGCCCCCGCAAAGTCCTGCAGGCCCTGCAGCGTTTGCACCCGCATGGCGGGGATCAACACCGGCCGCTGCGGGAAGCTAGCGCTAAGCGCCGTGCGGGCCCCGTTGGCATACCCCCAGTGGTCGCGCGAACCGGTCTGCCGGTGCGGCAACGGGGTGGAGTTGTAGCGGAACCGGTAGGCGGGCCGGCGAACCGCTCCAGCCCCAACACGCACCGAGTCGAGCCGAAGGCGCTTGGTGTCCGGGTCGGAGGCGCCGGGTGACGACTCGAAATACGAGTGAAACAGGCGCACGCGCAAGAGCGTATCTGCGCCATCGGAGGAAACAACATGCAAGGCTGTCAGCCGCCGGTCGTCCACCACATCCAGGCGATCGCCGGCCATGGTTACTTCCACGCGCCCGCCCCGGAACCAAATGCGCCGCAACTTCTGGGTGCTTTGCCGGGCGAGGCTGGGCGTTTGGGCAAAGCCCAGTTCCTTCTCGATCTCTCTCATGTCCGGTTCGCCGGCTATGAGTCCCGACAAAAAGGTTTGCCGCTGGCTGAAGGTCGAGGTGTTGATGCCGTGGGCCGCGTACTCGAAGCGGATTGTGTCGGCCTTATCGGCCGATACGATCCGCTCCAGGTACCAAGCCGCGGTGTGCATCGCGGCTTGGTGGCCGAGGCGGTAAGCGTATTCCGGCGCCCGGAACCAGAAGGCAACCCCTTCCGCGTTCGTGAGCACGAAGCCCGTGTCGCGGGCGGCGATGTGCACGGGCTGCAAAGGCAGCGTGCAGTAGGTGAACGCCTCGGCGTTGCGCTGCATGAACGTACCGGCCAGTCCGTTGACATTGAACGTGTACAGGTCCGGCAGGAAATCTTCCAGGTTGTCGGCCACCCGGTGCAATATCCCGCCGTGCGTGGCGAGCGAGACGTCGCGGGCCTGGGGCACGGCCGCGGCCCGCCAAGGGAAAGCGGCTGGGTCGTCGTCGGGCAGGCCGCGCGGTACCCGCGTGACCACGCCGCCGGCGTTCAGGCTCCACCCCAGCCCGGCCCATGACGCCCGGTCCGCAACGCGGATGCCCGAGGCGTGGTAGCTCAAGCTCAACGGCAGGGTCAGGCTGCCGCTGCGCACTTCGTAGAGGGGCACCGAGACGCCGGGTGTGCCGGAGGCCTCGTTGACGGGCATCAGCGCGTAGCGCTCAAGCGCGGCCGTGGTGGGAGCCGGCGGCACGCGCGGCGGGATGGCAGGAGCTGAAGATATCGATTGGCTGTAACCGTAAAACGTGCTGCAAAGCAGCGGGCAGAACAAAACGAGCACTAATCGCCAAAATTTTGGCGCGGATAATGGTTTCGGTAGATCTACTGAAAGTAGCATTGCAGTCACGCGGGCATAGTCAGGCCGGCTGATGAAAATTCATCAGCTAGGTAAGCATTGCAAAGGCGTGAGGCAGTATTTGGGGCGGCAGTGATCAAGCCTATGCTTAATCCCAGGTGCCGTAAAAGTACAAGCAGATGCTTTTTGTGCAACAATTAATTGTGCTTTTATTTGCACCTGCTGCTGTTAATTGTATTGTGTCGTTCCGTAAGGAAAGTGTTATGTGCGTTTTTCGTCCTCTGTGCTGCTGTGGGGTAACCTGTTATCGCTGGTAACAACTTGCGGTTACAAGAAAGAAGCCGTGCCGCGCCCGCAGCCACGAAAGTTGCAGGTGCGACTTTACTTCGACAAGGTAGGTACCAGCTCGGCCGGGGGCGTGCCCATCGACAACAAGGCGCAGCTGTCCACCCAACCCACGGTCACTGGCCGCAGCATCCTGGTCACGACAACCTTCAAACCTTGGTCTGCGGACCTGGGCGCGTTCGAGAAGGGGCAGCCGTGTACCTGGCCGTCATCTACGAGCAGGGCGGAGGGCCCCATCACGAGCCGCGGCCGTTTCCGTGGGTGGACCATATCGAGGCCATGGTTTTCGTCAACGACACTTTGCGCCCGGAGCGGGTGCCGGGGGCGGGCCTGTTCCAGCAGGTAGGCTTGCAGCTGCTCAGCGGCAGCGCTTGGTTGCGCAGTCCTCGCAAAGCCGGGTGGTCGCCGGGCCGGCGGCTGAGCTGGCGGCAACAAGAGCGCAACTGCAAAAAGCAAAGGCAGCAGCATGGCGCTCGGATCATGCGTTGGAAGCACCAAGATAAGCCGGCGCTACCGGCCCCGGCACTGGCTGCCGGGCATTTACTTGTTCCGCGGTAAGCGCTGCCGCCTTGCCGGCAGGCTTACCCGCCGAAGTACCGCTCGTAAGCCGCTTCGATCTCGCTTACTTCGGCTTCCGTCAGCTGCTCAAACTCCCGGCTTTGCGCCCGCCGGGAAAGCCGCCCGCCGTTTTGCTCCAGAAAGCGCACCAGCAGGGCAACGAGCCGGTCCGGCAGCTGCAGGCGCTCGTCGAGCCAGCTTTTCAGCCGGTCGTAGCGCTGCAGGTAGCTTACCTCGGCGGGAATGGTGTGCTCGAGGGTGTAGGCCACGCAGCGAAACAGAAACTCCGCCTGGGCCGTCGCGTCGAAGTAGCGGTAGTAGTCGCTCGTGTCGGCGAGCACCTCCACGTTATGGTCGGGAGTGCTGCGCCAGGGAATAAACTCCAGCAGCGGGTGGGAATAGCTTTCCAGCACCCGGCGATAGTCGTCCAGGTGCTCGAGGATGGCCGCCGACACCGGGAAGATGATGCCCTGGGGCGTAAACCGCAGCTGGGCCAGCAGGTGGTGAATCAGGTAGCGGTGCACCCGGCCGTTGCCGTCCACGAAGGGGTGGATGAACACGAAGCCGAAGGCGACCGCCGCGGCGGTCAGCACCGGGTGAAAGCCCGCCTGCTCCAGCTGCGCCGCACTCGCCAGCAGCCCGCTCATCAAACCTTCCACGTCCTGCCAGCGGGCGGAGATATGGTCGGGCAGCGGCTCGCCCGTGCCGCGGTCGTGCTCGCCGACAAACCCGCCCTCGGTGCGGTAACCCAGCCGCACGAAGCGGCTGTTCTCAATCACGATCTGCTGCAGGCGCAGCAGCTCCTCCTTGCTCAGGGGCTGCTGCCCCGCCTGCCCGATGGCCCGGCCCCAGCGCACGGCCCGCGTGGAGGTGGGGTTTTCCCCCTCAATGGTAAACGAGGCTTTGGAGTCCTTGAGCAGCAGAAAAGCGGAGGTGCGCAGCAGCACGTCCTTGTGCAGGCCCCGGATCACCTGGTTGGCCTGCTCGGCCAGGTTGCTCACCAGAAACCCCTCCAGGGCCGGCGTCCGGTGAATCAGCGGGCAGAAGCCCACCGTGCCGGGCAGGTTGTTGCGGATGCGGTGGCGAGCGGACGAGGTGCCCGGGCCCGCCGCGTACTGCAGCTTGTCGCTGAGCAGCGGCACGTAGTTGCCCTCCCGCAGATCGGGCACGGCCAGCTGCCGGCCAGTCAACCACTCGTAGAGAAACCATACCCGGCGGGCGTACTGGCCCAGCGGCTCCCGGCGAATCCATTCTTCGAACACCGCGGCGGGCACTTGCTCGAACAGCTTCTTGAAAAAGAGCAGGTCGATGCCTTCGTACTTCAGGGCGAAGGTTAGCTGCCCCGGCAGGGTGTCCTCGGGCCGGTGGCGGGGTGTGAGCACCCGCCAGCCTTCCGTTTCGTATTGCCGGTGCTTGCGG comes from the Hymenobacter sp. YIM 151858-1 genome and includes:
- a CDS encoding RHS repeat domain-containing protein; translation: MLVLFCPLLCSTFYGYSQSISSAPAIPPRVPPAPTTAALERYALMPVNEASGTPGVSVPLYEVRSGSLTLPLSLSYHASGIRVADRASWAGLGWSLNAGGVVTRVPRGLPDDDPAAFPWRAAAVPQARDVSLATHGGILHRVADNLEDFLPDLYTFNVNGLAGTFMQRNAEAFTYCTLPLQPVHIAARDTGFVLTNAEGVAFWFRAPEYAYRLGHQAAMHTAAWYLERIVSADKADTIRFEYAAHGINTSTFSQRQTFLSGLIAGEPDMREIEKELGFAQTPSLARQSTQKLRRIWFRGGRVEVTMAGDRLDVVDDRRLTALHVVSSDGADTLLRVRLFHSYFESSPGASDPDTKRLRLDSVRVGAGAVRRPAYRFRYNSTPLPHRQTGSRDHWGYANGARTALSASFPQRPVLIPAMRVQTLQGLQDFAGADRTPNPAFVQAGLLTAIEYPTGGSQALRYEPNTVPERFALPNPQSQVQAAAHGPGDDADAPLCANQHATTVPNGPVVYARLEAAASVRDAPATAPVHRNSVVFTVTDLNTGAIVGRLNASFGSGTVWNGSTEAIALEAGHQYQVSVRACGYAHGTATLLYETGPTRYGMRNKLSGGVRVRELQIQPDAGTPATTKRYYYHTPGTNLSSGYALLPQAFVYSRVRERWVKPATCNGGQECPLYPPPPPAIYTLTTITDQSMVDATSSDRPVGYTFVTVVDSAAGQRAGRTESEYRGAFDAGGGWYPPVPTVGNGWQRDQLVTQSVYATPVGGKEQLVARTRHDYAVSEGETVQGFTAARNNDVSYDPYQHAAGQNRPPFVWENTYQPSGWAYKTRTREYRYAGSDTAVYQLATTWYRYGNPRHQQPTVVQTALADGRYQQVRARYAGDYDTTQASTEAAVGVRELLRTHQVARLVEQTTLRIRGADTVVTAGTLTLPRRLGTHVVAPGRQLRLRAAAPQPLSQFAFSALRQGALHFDPGYAPEWEVDRYDAQGRILQYHTPGGPAHSFLWDSIAGQPIAQGQAMRVDQMAYTSFEPGATGRWAYAPSGRVAGGVAGRWAYALAAGQKLVRDGLPTGAYELSFWATGAPTVFAGAAAVAMPAPAAARGSWRLYRLRLPATSSVRVEAGSGAAQLDEVRLHPAGAPMTTFTYDPLRGVTAQTDAAGRTTTYEYDALGRLVRTRDEQGRILTEQEYHYARP
- a CDS encoding Fic family protein, giving the protein MADYNSFSQEVNVFHGRTAPEAGQLVGYGALIAGLQLPVPLPRQLALISRKHRQYETEGWRVLTPRHRPEDTLPGQLTFALKYEGIDLLFFKKLFEQVPAAVFEEWIRREPLGQYARRVWFLYEWLTGRQLAVPDLREGNYVPLLSDKLQYAAGPGTSSARHRIRNNLPGTVGFCPLIHRTPALEGFLVSNLAEQANQVIRGLHKDVLLRTSAFLLLKDSKASFTIEGENPTSTRAVRWGRAIGQAGQQPLSKEELLRLQQIVIENSRFVRLGYRTEGGFVGEHDRGTGEPLPDHISARWQDVEGLMSGLLASAAQLEQAGFHPVLTAAAVAFGFVFIHPFVDGNGRVHRYLIHHLLAQLRFTPQGIIFPVSAAILEHLDDYRRVLESYSHPLLEFIPWRSTPDHNVEVLADTSDYYRYFDATAQAEFLFRCVAYTLEHTIPAEVSYLQRYDRLKSWLDERLQLPDRLVALLVRFLEQNGGRLSRRAQSREFEQLTEAEVSEIEAAYERYFGG